The DNA region catccttgtcttgttcctgagtttagagggaaggagtctaggatttctccattgtaaacaatgttggctttaggtttttcatatatactctttatcatgttcaaaaaattcccttgtattccaatcttttggagtgtttttatcaagaaagggtgctgtattttgtcaaatgctttttctgcatcaatagatataatcatgtgatttttttccttcaatctgtttatatggtgtattacgttgattgattttcttatgttgaaccatccttgcatacctgggatgaatcccacttggtcgtggtgtataatacgtttaatgtattgttgaatacgattagcaagtattttgttaagtatttttggtctaggttcatcagagaaattggtctgtaattttcctttcttgtgatgtctttgtttggctttggtactagggtaatgttggcatcatagaaggagttgggtaatgttctttccgtttcgatgttttggaatagtttcagcaggattggtgtcagttctttccggaatgttttgtagaattcacctgtgaagccatctggccctgggctcttcttagttgggagatttttgataactgattctatctctctgcttgtgattggtttgttaagatcatcaatttcttctttcgtcaatatgggctgcttatgtgtttctaggaatttgtccatttcctctagattgtcatttttgttggaatatagtttttcaaaatatcctcttatgatagtctttatttctggtgggtcagtggtgatatcgcctttctcatttcttattttgtgtatttgcatcttctctttttttttctttgttagtgttgctaaaggtttgtcaattttgttaatcttctcaaaaaaccagctcttggtcttgtttatctgttcaagtgctttcttattttctatttcatttagttctgctcttatctttgttatttccttccttcttcttcctgttgggttactttgttgttgtttttctaattccttcaaatgtgcagttagttcttcgatttttgctctttcttcttttttgatatatgaatttatggctataaacttccctctcagtactgcttttgctgcatcccataaattttggtatgttgtgttatcattatcatttgtttcaaggtagtcattgatttcttttgagatttcctctttgacccactgtttttctaagagtgtgctgtctaatttccaaatcttggtgtgaaatctgggcttctgtcccttgcaaatctccagcttgactccactgtggtcagagataatgttttgtatgatctcaatctttctgaattcgttcagcctttctttgtggcctagcatatgatctatcttggagaatgatccatgtgtgcttgagaaaaatgtatatcctgctgtgtttgggtgtagtgatctatatatgtctattagatcgagctcctctaatatactattcagatgttttgtttctttggtgattctcttttgagatgttctgtccagagttgatagtggtgtattaaaatcccccactataattgtagatgtatctattctttcacttagtttttccagcatttgcctgacgtatttagaggcacccttgttaggggcatagatatttatgattgttcgatcttcttgacagattttccctttcactaaattgtagtatccttctttgtctctcacaattgtttcacatttaaagtctattttgtctgatattaatatagctactcctgcctttttttggttattgttagcttgtatgattgttttccagccattcactttcaatctccatgcgtctctgggtctaagatgtgtctcttgtagacagcatatggatgggttatatttccttatccaatgtcccagtctgaatcttttgataggtgagtttaatccgttgacattcagtgttattactatcaaggaattatttgtgttagccatattttgattggatttgtgtttgtcatattttgtttgtatactttttggtctttttttttgttgttgttggtcttatactctcctccaactttgcctttcctgttttttcctttcttcctgcagaactccctttagaatttcttgaaggggaggtttcttgttggtatactctttcagtttctgtttgtctgtgaatattttgaactctccatcatgtttgaatgctagtttagctggatagagtattcttggttggaagtttttttcctttagtatcttgactatatcataccactgtcttcttgcctccatggtttcagaagagaaatcagcacttaatctaattgagcttcccttgtatgtgatggttttcttttctcttgctgcttttaggattttctctttgtcttgagccttggataatttgataagtatatgtcttggggtgggcctgttggggtttatgacttgtggagtgcgctgtgcttcttggatatgtacatctgtctctttcagtagatttgggaagttttcagccattatttcctgcaacactccttctgacccctttcccttctcttcaccttctggaatgcctataatacgtatgtttgagcgttttgcattgtcattcaggtccctaaatcctaattggattttttctatcttcttattgaccccttctactatctgtttgatttctgaggtactgtcttccacatcactaattctctgctctgtctcttctagtctgctgatatttgctgcaagtgtatttttgatttcttgaactgtggtgttcattcccatcatatctgttatgtttttgcgtatgtctgcaatttcccctccaagtgatgtcttcatgttgttaacctctttcattactgcatcaaatttgtcggtgatgaatgatctgagttctttcattgcttgtgccaagttttgctccccttcgtgattattggtttgttgattggattcagtcatgttttcctgattattggtttggtttgtagatttttgttgctttctggtcatctctttattttgacgaatttaatcagttccttagcttctttgtctgcttttggaggttaattagttgttatttttgcataggtgttatatcttctctttgtcacttttttcttcttactcaagttacttgttgttggttaagttcactttagaagaaagtattagtgttgggaaaaggcaattgtgtcagcaagggtaaagtgtaaagtggtattggtaatgtatgttaacaaagcaagaatatcagatctgggaggatggaggttagattcatgtagattgtatagagttatagctgtaggtagagtatcttttatgaagtagatgactgaatataggtggaatatggtatgaactacaaagctattgttttcatgagagaaggaaaaagaaaagaaaggtaatagtttcaagagtggataacagacagaaaacagaacaaaggtattagaaattaagagttagacactttgtggatcaaagaatgggaggtggggggtggaatataggagagacagtagatgatagtggttatcaagatgcaggggaagagggatagtgtaggtagcctaaatcagttcacacagaaatgaggcagtgtgctccatatattttgaaggtattaTCCACAGAATTTTCTGGTGGACTGGTTACAGGGTTTTTGAGAAAGAGAGATATAAAAAATGACAGCTTTTGAGTTTATGGTAGATATTTAATCACATTTCAAGTAATTTCTATGGCAATTCCTCTAAACAAGCTTTTTGTTTCTTCTCAGGTCAATTATTGAAAATCACCTTTTTCTGGGACATCATTTCCTcctggttttcaattttttattcaaGAGTTGTACACAATATTTTCTTACACGTATCCTTTTATACCCTAAGttacaattatttatatattatctgTCTTCCTAGttaggttttattttcttcaattatgtATTATCTCTGAGACCACATAGTATATTTCCTTGAATATGGCACTTTTATAATAATGATTTGGAAATGAATTAATAGGTTAAGTAGTTTGGTTACTTATTAAACATTTGTTCATTTACTGATATGACTCTTTATCTCAGTCTTCATCAATTGTGAACTTCTTAGTAATAAATTGCAACAGGTTAAAATACTGTATTTAATGTTATATAAaatttattgtaacattttaaatataaaatcttcAAAATGCTTATGTTGATAACTGGTGTGAGATTCAGATGAAAGAGAGGGAAGATAGTATGGAAGTTTGAAAAAAGGAACATAACATTTATTAAGGATCTATTATGTCAGTCACTTTTAAGGCATTTTGCATACAATATCTGATTTGACTTTTATAATAATACTTTTGGATGGATAttgttacccccattttacagaagagaaaactgagactgAAAGATTGAATAACTTATCCAAGATAACATAAAGATGGAAGATGCTTTATCAACAGGAATGAGGAATTTCTATGAATTTCCATACTAAAACATATAAGTAGCTTTTGTGCAAAATAATAAGCAATTAGCCTGTCAGTTTTTGAGTTTTTGCATATACGTTTCTAAGACTGgacaataggtgtgaaatgagaATGCTGTTAACAGAGGACTATTCTCCTCTTCTCTTAGGGAGTTGGAGAAACAGATGCAAAGCAATCAGTctgcaagtatttattgaacatctatgtGATCTGTGTCAATGGATTGATGCTTGGGGCTTTGTTTTAGTGTTTTGTGCTGCTTCAGGTAATGCTTTTTCCTTGCTGGTGATCCTTGCCTCCTCTGTCGCATGGCAAGGCAGCACATGGTgttgtctgctggtctctgccttctcttccaggtaccactgatttcagctttttgctcCAACGACTTTCTATCTCTCtcatattcattccatttataaagatctccagtaagagaattaagacccatcctgaaatGAGGTAtgccacaccttaaccaaagtaGCCTCCTGGCAAGATTATACTTACAGTGGATCTatatccacacccacaggaatggacatGCTTTATTTTCCTGAGGGTACATACATCTTCAACCCCTCACAGGCTGACACTGAATTATAAAGAACTAGTCCTTGTCAAAAAGGGGTTTGAATTCTATTGGAAAGTCAGGCAACAGAGATGCAATGAGCCAAAATGTTCAAAtctgataataaaataaaatgtcttgcAGGTTTAGAGGGCTTCCTAGTTTTTACTGAGTTGCACAGTAGCTATCACCTATTTTGTCACAGCAAAAACATATCATCATATGATATGAAAGGGAAAGGTTTAATTTCTTGCAGGGGCCTGAGAATTCTTTAGCTTGTCGGGTAGCATTAGCTTCAGTCCCTAATTTCCACAGTTTTATGAGAGGAACTTGCTTACCTGCTCCCTAAACACCTGCTTTACCTGTTTGTTCCTCAGGGAGTAGATGACAGGGTTGAACATTAGGGTCACCACGGTGTTGAGCAGGGCCACCACCTTGTTCCTGTCCTCCCCCTCGTTGCCCTTGCCTGCCCAGACATACATGAAGATGCAGCTGCCATAGAAGAGAAACATGACAATGATGTGGGAAGTGCAGGCTGAGAAGGCTTTCTGTCTCTCCTTGGCTGAGGGGATGTGGAGGATGGTGTGGAGGATGTGGCCATAGCAGGTGGCTGTCACAGGCAGAGTGCCCAATAAGCTGCAGTTGGCcacaacaaaacccagaagcaCTATCTGACTTGTGTTTGCACATAGGAGTTCCAGGAAATAGAAGTTGTCACAAAAGAAATGATTAATTATATTGGGGCCACAGAATGGCTGGTGAATTATAATAAAACTTGGAAAAATGATGAGAAGTAATCTTGCTATCCATGAACAAAGGACTAGATGGGCACAGACCTTTTTCCTCATGGTAGTGGCATAATGCAAGTGATTACAGATGGCCATATATCTGTCAAAGGACACCACTGCCAGGAGATAAAACTCTGTTGTGCCCGGGAAGAAATAGAGGAAACTCTGTAGGAAGCAACCTGGGAGGGAGGTGGTCTTCCTTCCAGTCAGGATGTTGGGCGGCATCTTGGGGAAGATGATGAGGTGAAGCAGATCTCCAGGACAGCGAAATTACAGAGGAAGTAGCACATGGGGGTGTGGAGGCGCCTGTCCGTGAGGGTGATGACCACGATGAGGAGGCTCCCCATGAGAGTGAGGAGGTAGGTCAGGaggagccccaggaggatgagCATCTGCAGCTCACAGGCATCTGTGAGCCCCAGCAGGACAAACTCAGTGACACTGGTGCCGTTTCCCATGGCTCTCAGGCCCTGTAGGGAAGGCCAGTCAGAGGTGGTCCGCATCAAGAGTTGTGATGTTCTGGGGATCTGAGGACAACTGGAAGTAAAAGGAAAAGGGATGAGGGTCAGTTTTTGCTGAAGGagtcctttatttctgtgaaaGGCATTTTGTCCTATCATTAACCACTCAGGCTGGATTTGCATAGCCCCTTGGGGACTCATTTCATTTTTGGTTCTTGTCGTATCTGTGTCTTAGAGGAGGAACCTGTGCAGGGTGGGCTAAGAAAGGCTCAAAGCCAGGAATTATCCTCACTTATTTTTCTCAACATTTATTTCTGATTCCTCAACTAATTCTTTCCCCCTAATAATTAAACATGCTTTCAAtaccttttattattttcctcctaCAATGGGTCTTCATACATATGCAATTCATATTCTAGGGTAGAAAACTTTCTGCTTAATTTAGCCATTCAAggtaaatatctttaaaaaaaaatatgggcatggaaaaaaaaaaggtttatattGTGAGGTGGACTGACTTACTAGAATGGATGGACACCTTATTGTAGTTTCATGATTACCTGGGCCTCTGAAGCATTTGTATGAGTATTTGgattaataaaaaggaaagaggaactctataaggaaaaaacacaaatctcatattaaaatgaaaagcCTAAGTAGTATCTGCATAAATTAAAATTCCTTTATAGAAGTTTGGTATTCAAAGTTCTTAGTAATCTATTCCCGTATAATATTTTCATGTTCTTCTCTTTTTATATCCTCCCACAATCCCTGGGCCCTAGGTACAATAGACTTGGTAATTCTTTGATTGCTGATCTATTTTCATGCATTGTGCTTTTGCACATGATATTCTTTCAGGTTGGAATCATTAACCTTTCATATCCTATTTATCCTGTAAGATTCTCTTAAATAAATGCTATATACCCTCCATAAAACCTTCTCTCCTGAATGAATGATTTGTTCTTCTGTATCCCCCATAATTTCattatatctcattttattttgattgttTCATATGTTGCTCATTGAGTCAAATTTTTCTTTagtaatatttgtatttttggtAGCACTAAAACGATTTCTGGATAATAATTACTTGAATAACCCCCTCACATATCTATGAGAGATATTTATTGGTTATTTGACACACAAGGGTCTGAGGATATACCATTTATGTATTATTTCCTAGGGGATAGAAGCCTTGCAGAGTTGGTACCTAAGAAGTCTTAAATTGGTTCGCCTGGAGAGAGTTTCCTTTTCCTCATGAGGAGGTGAAGGTGTCTTCCCACAATCATTTCCTGAAAGGACGCTTTCTCCTAAGGTGGTCTAGAGTTTGAGCTAGTAAGTAGACAGAGATCTGGTTGGGTTTGCTGGAGGGTTCCCAgcagtaaaacaacaacaaatttaaCAAGTTCTCTCTTTCAAAGTCAGCATCTCAGAAAGTGTCCTTTTGCAAGCATTATCGGCTACTCTTTATTTGTTAGGCAGAGCTGGAGAAAAAGTCCCGCCCTCCCCCCTCCGCCCAGTCTCTGGAGGATAAGATTAGGTCCTAGTTTAGGTacctgggaggaaggaggtgCTTGGGGAAAAAGGGGGTATCCGGGGTATGAAAATGGCATTAATGGGGAAGATGAAATGGTAAATTTTACAAACTGTGCCTTTTTTATATTATAGTTTCACCTTCTTTTCTGTGGAATGACTGGTCAAAGTCATTCCACAGATTACCATTATATTCATATCTACCATTTGTTGACAGCTATGAAAGAACACACAATATTTGTTTAGCCCCTGATATAACTAGTGTTATTCCTCAAGGGTTATTTTTAGGCTGGGCATTGTCTGATTCATCAGCCATATGAAAAAGTGGTGTCTGCAGCTTAATCGTTTGGTTAGTTTTTGCTTAGATGCTGAGAAAATTACTCAGCTCTTTCCAGAACAGAAGCAGAATTCAGTATGAATATGAGACACAGAAACATCATCAGAAGCTAATAGAATGAGGATTATTCA from Dasypus novemcinctus isolate mDasNov1 chromosome 3, mDasNov1.1.hap2, whole genome shotgun sequence includes:
- the LOC101430045 gene encoding LOW QUALITY PROTEIN: olfactory receptor 6E1-like (The sequence of the model RefSeq protein was modified relative to this genomic sequence to represent the inferred CDS: inserted 1 base in 1 codon), whose translation is MGNGTSVTEFVLLGLTDACELQMLILLGLLLTYLLTLMGSLLIVVITLTDRRLHTPMCYFLCNFAVLEICFTSXIFPKMPPNILTGRKTTSLPGCFLQSFLYFFPGTTEFYLLAVVSFDRYMAICNHLHYATTMRKKVCAHLVLCSWIARLLLIIFPSFIIIHQPFCGPNIINHFFCDNFYFLELLCANTSQIVLLGFVVANCSLLGTLPVTATCYGHILHTILHIPSAKERQKAFSACTSHIIVMFLFYGSCIFMYVWAGKGNEGEDRNKVVALLNTVVTLMFNPVIYSLRNKQVKQVFREQVSKFLS